The following proteins come from a genomic window of Miscanthus floridulus cultivar M001 chromosome 2, ASM1932011v1, whole genome shotgun sequence:
- the LOC136533703 gene encoding RNA polymerase sigma factor sigB-like has protein sequence MAFLAPPQFKWPPSTRAAVFREPSGGAGSRLSRINCSFSSTAVVDAERLECLSVEPPPSPHRTLPGSFGEALLNKEAVVAAAAAEAVALARAAAEVAGEVARMAQKDHPADLPRRDDTEDSFLSREVLRTEVGLEARRAGLELLQGDEFSSIFSDESEDDDDDSGHSIAVAVKSARRSERRARRVRAAMKAAKCFSSGKPVGASSTRKKRLKGCQTPLGCFYKMTGPRLLTAEQEVEFSEGIQDLLKLEAIQKEIAQYNGGEPTFSQWAAAAGTDESTLRRRLNYGAYCKNRMVKSNVRLVISIAKEHEGPGMEFSDLIQEGMQGLIRGAEKFDAKKGFRFSTYSHWWIKQAIRKSVLEQTQIIRLPAHMAEASSRVKECCRRLRRELKRLPSNEEIAVDTGMPIRRVEAAMSLPKYSVSFTSKVGCTDVTYQEIMPDTSAETAEEVLHRWLMKKDVNTALESLSTREKLVMRYRFGIEGGRPRTLHDIGQLMGVSRERIRQIELGAFRKLRSKKRVQSLQQYLQPAESW, from the exons ATGGCGTTCCTCGCGCCTCCGCAGTTCAAGTGGCCCCCTTCCACCCGCGCGGCGGTATTCAGGGAGCCCTCCGGCGGCGCAGGCTCCCGCCTCAGTCGGATAAACTGCTCTTTCTCCTCCACGGCAGTCGTCGATGCAGAGCGCCTCGAGTGCTTGTCCGTCGAGCCGCCGCCTTCTCCTCACCGGACCCTTCCG GGCTCTTTCGGTGAGGCGCTTCTCAACAAGGAGGCCGTGGTTGCGGCTGCGGCCGCGGAAGCCGTCGCTCTGGCTCGAGCGGCGGCCGAAGTCGCCGGAGAAGTCGCCCGGATGGCGCAAAAGGATCACCCAGCGGACTTACCGCGGCGTGATGACACGGAGGACAGCTTCTTGTCAAGAGAGGTCCTCCGCACCGAGGTGGGGTTGGAGGCGAGGCGCGCCGGGCTCGAATTATTGCAGGGCGATGAGTTCAGCAGCATCTTCAGCGACGAATccgaggatgacgatgatgacagCGGGCATAGCATAGCCGTAGCGGTGAAGTCGGCGCGGCGGTCCGAGAGAAGGGCTCGGAGAGTGAGGGCAGCGATGAAGGCGGCTAAGTGTTTCAGCAGCGGGAAGCCCGTTGGAGCGTCCTCCACAAGGAAGAAGCGGTTGAAGGGTTGCCAGACTCCTCTCGGGTGCTTCTATAAGATGACCGGCCCGAGGCTTCTCACGGCGGAACAAGAAGTCGAGTTCTCAGAAGGAATTCAG GACCTCCTGAAACTGGAAGCCATCCAAAAGGAGATTGCGCAATATAATGGCGGTGAACCAACATTTTCCCAGTGGGCGGCAGCAGCTGGAACTGATGAGAGCACTCTGCGGAGACGCCTGAATTATGGGGCTTACTGCAAAAACAGGATGGTGAAATCTAATGTGCGACTTGTAATCTCAATCGCAAAAGAACATGAAGGCCCTGGAATGGAGTTTTCTGATCTAATTCAG GAAGGGATGCAAGGCCTGATAAGAGGCGCAGAAAAGTTTGATGCTAAGAAGGGTTTTAGATTCTCCACTTACTCCCATTGGTGGATCAAACAAGCAATACGCAAGTCTGTTTTAGAACAAACCCAGATAATTCGCCTGCCG GCACATATGGCTGAAGCAAGTTCCCGAGTGAAGGAATGCTGCCGGCGACTCCGTCGTGAGTTGAAACGGCTACCCAGCAACGAAGAGATTGCGGTGGACACTGGCATGCCAATCCGGCGGGTGGAGGCAGCCATGAGCCTCCCAAAATACAGCGTGTCCTTCACGAGCAAGGTCGGGTGCACGGACGTCACATACCAG GAGATCATGCCGGACACGAGCGCCGAGACGGCCGAGGAGGTGCTGCACCGGTGGCTGATGAAGAAGGACGTGAACACGGCGCTGGAAAGCCTGAGCACGCGCGAGAAGCTGGTGATGCGGTACCGGTTCGGCATCGAGGGCGGGCGGCCCAGGACCCTGCACGACATCGGGCAGCTCATGGGGGTGAGCCGGGAGCGGATCCGGCAGATCGAGCTGGGCGCGTTCCGGAAGCTGCGGAGCAAGAAGAGGGTGCAGTCGCTGCAGCAATACCTGCAGCCGGCGGAGAGCTGGTAG
- the LOC136533691 gene encoding protein TOC75, chloroplastic has protein sequence MALTSQGITLRSPPAGPRGHGGRRSSSVPAAAVPRGWGQPHAGQALSISPARYEPAARLPRGGSSSSAIRAATSAGAQPGSDPVPAEPRIELPAIFTVFSEAAKTGAAFFIASSGAAFLLGSFGGFGGGAGGLFGGGGGWGAGGGGAGGGGGGDFWSRLFSVGAAHADDKSSGDWDAHGLPINMTVPLTKLSGLKRYKLSELKFFDRAAAGGGAYTGPEDSFFEMVTLQPGGVYTKSQLLKELETLVSCGMFERVDLEVKPKPDNTIGLTVSFVESVWSAAKQFKCINVGLMSQSGQVDFDQDMTEREKMDYLRKQERDYQQRVRGAKPCILPENVRGEVLGMMKKQEKVSARMLQKIRDHVQKWYHNEGFVCAQVVNFGNLNTNEVVCEVVEGDITKVEYQFQDKLGNIVEGNTQLPIIDRELPQQLRPGHIFNIGAGKQALKNINSLALFSNIEVNPRPDETKEGGIVVEIKLKELEPKSAEVSTEWSIVPGREGRPTLASIQPGGTVSFEHRNIYGLNRSIVGSVTSSNLLNPQDDLSFKLEYVHPYLDGVDDRSKNRTFKTSCFNTRKLSPVFVAGPNMDEAPPVWIDRVGFKANITESFTRQSKFTYGLVVEEITTRDETNSICTHGSRAMPSGGLSMDGPPTTLSGTGVDRMAFLQANITRDNTEFVNGAIVGDRYIFQLDQGLGIGSKNPFFNRHQLTLTKFINLNKQENGAGKPLPAVLVLHGHYAGCVGDLPSYDAFALGGPYSVRGFSNGELGASRNILEVATELRIPVRNTHVYAFAEHGTDLGSSKDVKGNPTEFFRRVGHGSSYGVGVKLGLVRGEYIVDHNAGTGTIFFRFGERF, from the exons ATGGCGCTAACCTCCCAAGGCATCACCCTGCGTTCCCCGCCAGCGGGCCCCCGCGGCCACGGCGGGAGGCGGTCCTCTTCCGTACCCGCCGCCGCGGTCCCGCGCGGCTGGGGGCAGCCTCACGCGGGGCAAGCCTTATCCATCTCGCCCGCCAGGTACGAACCCGCCGCCCGCCTACCACGgggaggctcctcctcctccgccatacGCGCCGCCACCTCGGCCGGCGCGCAGCCCGGCAGCGACCCGGTCCCCGCCGAGCCCAGAATCGAGCTCCCCGCGATATTTACCGTCTTCTCCGAGGCCGCTAAGACCGGCGCTGCCTTCTTCATCGCCTCATCGGGCGCGGCTTTCCTCCTCGGCTCGTTTGGGGGGTTCGGAGGCGGCGCTGGGGgtctcttcggcggcggtggtggatggGGCGCGGGGGGTGGTGGTGCCGGTGGCGGAGGGGGTGGAGACTTCTGGTCCCGGCTGTTCTCCGTCGGCGCGGCGCACGCGGACGACAAGTCCTCGGGGGATTGGGACGCGCACGGGCTCCCCATCAACATGACGGTGCCGCTCACGAAGCTGAGCGGGCTGAAGAGGTACAAGCTGTCTGAGCTCAAGTTCTTTGACCGGGCAGCCGCCGGCGGTGGCGCCTACACAGGGCCGGAGGATTCCTTCTTCGAAATGGTGACACTGCAGCCTGGTGGCGTGTACACCAAGTCGCAGCTGCTGAAGGAGCTCGAGACACTCGTCTCCTGTGGCATGTTTGAGCGGGTTGATCTGGAGGTGAAGCCCAAGCCGGATAACACAATTGGGCTCACAGTCTCCTTTGTGGAGAGTGTGTGGAGTGCCGCAAAGCAGTTCAAGTGCATCAATGTGGGGCTTATGTCACAGTCAGGGCAGGTTGACTTCGACCAGGATATGACTGAGAGGGAGAAAATGGATTACCTCCGCAAGCAGGAACGTGATTACCAGCAGCGTGTACGGGGTGCCAAGCCCTGCATCTTGCCAGAAAATGTGCGTGGAGAGGTGCTGGGAATGATGAAGAAGCAGGAGAAGGTGAGCGCCAGGATGCTGCAGAAGATCAGGGACCATGTCCAGAAATGGTACCACAACGAGGGTTTTGTGTGCGCACAGGTGGTTAACTTTGGAAACCTTAACACCAATGAGGTTGTGTGTGAGGTGGTTGAGGGTGATATCACCAAGGTGGAGTACCAGTTCCAGGATAAGCTTGGAAATATTGTTGAGGGAAATACCCAGCTTCCGATCATAGACCGAGAGCTGCCCCAACAG CTTCGACCTGGCCACATCTTTAACATCGGAGCAGGGAAACAGGCTCTGAAGAATATAAATTCACTTGCTTTGTTTTCTAATATAGAAGTTAATCCACGTCCTGATGAGACAAAGGAAGGGGGCATAGTAGTTGAAATTAAGCTCAAGGAACTGGAACCCAAGTCAGCTGAAGTAAGCACAGAATGGAGTATTGTACCTGGGCGTGAAGGGCGACCAACTTTG GCATCCATACAACCTGGAGGAACTGTGTCATTTGAGCACCGGAACATCTATGGTCTTAATAGATCTATTGTTGGTTCTGTTACATCCAGCAACCTGCTGAACCCTCAG GATGATCTTTCATTCAAGCTTGAGTATGTCCATCCTTATTTGGATGGTGTGGATGATCGTAGTAAAAACCGCACATTCAAAACTAGCTGCTTCAACACGAGGAAATTGAGTCCTGTCTTTGTTGCTGGTCCCAACATGGATGAGGCTCCGCCTGTTTGGATCGATAGAGTTGGATTTAAAGCCAACATAACAGAG AGCTTCACACGACAAAGCAAATTCACATATGGCCTCGTGGTTGAAGAGATTACAACACGTGATGAAACTAATTCTATCTGTACCCATGGTTCTCGAGCAATGCCTAGCGGCGGTTTGAGCATGGATGGACCTCCCACAACCCTCAGTGGTACTGGAGTTGACCGAATGGCATTCCTTCAGGCTAATATAACCCGTGACAATACTGAGTTTGTGAATGGTGCAATTGTTGGAGACAGATACATTTTCCAG TTGGACCAAGGTCTTGGCATCGGAAGCAAAAACCCATTCTTCAACCGTCATCAACTTACTCTGACCAAGTTCATCAATTTAAATAAGCAAGAGAACGGTGCTGGCAAGCCACTACCAGCTGTTTTAGTTCTTCATGGTCATTATGCTGGTTGTGTGGGTGATTTGCCAAGCTATGACGCATTTGCACTTGGAGGGCCTTACTCTGTTAGGGGCTTTAGTAACGGTGAACTGGGTGCATCTAGGAATATTCTTGAG GTTGCTACAGAGTTGCGCATCCCTGTAAGAAACACACACGTTTATGCATTTGCTGAACATGGGACTGACCTTGGGAGTTCCAAGGATGTGAAAGGGAACCCTACAGAGTTTTTCAGGCGTGTTGGTCATGGATCTTCATATGGTGTTGGTGTCAAGCTTGGGTTGGTAAGGGGAGAGTACATTGTAGATCACAATGCTGGTACCGGAACCATTTTCTTCAGATTTGGTGAGAGATTTTGA
- the LOC136540182 gene encoding uncharacterized protein — MEMKMSASGSGCKKRPPSRLQKHAPASLQLEQVAAGAGTGAGPAVWGDGRAPIPLLSPLVVSPTVPVWEADQAGAAARKEGGGDQVAEGRSGAEQQQLLRGAARHGGSGERQAHDVSPRPPAPAVGAGWRHPALSAPMAEPASLVPLFQSQCALEVRNAQQ; from the coding sequence ATGGAGATGAAGATGTCCGCCTCAGGCTCCGGATGCAAGAAACGCCCGCCGAGCCGTCTCCAGAAGCATGCACCGGCGTCGCTGCAGCTGGAGCAGGTCGCCGCCGGTGCGGGGACGGGGGCGGGCCCCGCGGTGTGGGGCGACGGGAGAGCGCCGATCCCGCTTCTGTCGCCGCTCGTCGTGTCGCCCACGGTGCCGGTTTGGGAGGCGGACCAGGCGGGGGCCGCCGCCAGGAAGGAGGGAGGAGGGGACCAGGTGGCCGAGGGCAGGAGCGGTgccgagcagcagcagctgctgcgtgGCGCCGCCCGGCACGGCGGCAGCGGGGAGCGCCAGGCGCACGACGTCTCCCCCAGGCCGCCGGCGCCCGCGGTCGGCGCGGGGTGGCGGCACCCGGCGCTGTCGGCGCCAATGGCGGAGCCGGCGTCCCTTGTGCCCTTGTTCCAGTCGCAGTGCGCGTTGGAGGTGCGCAACGCGCAGCAATGA